A stretch of Ferribacterium limneticum DNA encodes these proteins:
- a CDS encoding ExeA family protein codes for MSLYLEHFGLREPPFRITPHTDFFFTGANRGPTLDALIYAITQDEGIVKVTGEVGSGKTMLCRMLLERLPENVETLYLANPSLSRQEILGAIADELGIPADGKATHSLTRALQDALIARYAEGKRVVLLIDEAHAMPAESLEEIRLLSNLESKATKLLQIALFAQPELDERLLATDMRQLRERITQHFNLMPLKQDDVAAYIEFRLRAAGYHGPNPFTGEAIQMIARISEGLSRRINILADKALLAAYSSGSHQVDSKEIRIAEQDARFSPLQPKAPFNPRPLLWGLAGAGIAALLIAMTIGLGSRPPIPPNDSAPPAQAKAQAPQSSKRLQAIPPRGEAENSTATATPDKIRFGALTRQHLAQYDEWIKDAPRNHYFIQLLATDANHTGEVEGFLSRAINVLEPAHIRVYRSSLSGRDRVGVIFGDFDSREEAVSAMQTLPESIKAVQPFPRQVSKLR; via the coding sequence ATGAGCCTTTATCTCGAGCACTTCGGGCTACGTGAGCCCCCCTTCCGCATCACGCCCCACACCGATTTCTTCTTCACCGGCGCCAACCGCGGGCCGACGCTCGACGCGCTGATCTACGCCATCACTCAGGACGAAGGCATCGTCAAAGTCACCGGCGAAGTCGGCAGCGGCAAGACCATGCTCTGCCGCATGCTGCTCGAACGACTGCCGGAAAACGTCGAAACGCTCTACCTGGCCAACCCGTCGCTGTCCCGCCAGGAAATTCTTGGCGCCATCGCCGACGAACTGGGCATTCCAGCCGACGGCAAGGCCACGCATTCGCTGACCCGCGCCCTGCAGGACGCCCTGATCGCACGTTACGCCGAAGGCAAGCGCGTCGTGCTACTGATCGACGAGGCACATGCCATGCCCGCCGAATCGCTGGAAGAAATCCGCCTTCTGTCCAACCTGGAGTCGAAGGCGACCAAGCTGCTGCAAATCGCCCTCTTCGCCCAGCCGGAACTCGATGAACGCCTGCTGGCAACCGACATGCGGCAACTGCGCGAGCGCATCACCCAGCACTTCAATCTGATGCCGCTCAAGCAGGACGACGTTGCCGCCTACATCGAGTTTCGCCTGCGTGCTGCCGGCTACCATGGCCCCAACCCGTTTACGGGCGAGGCGATCCAGATGATTGCCCGGATTTCCGAAGGGCTATCCCGCCGCATCAACATCCTCGCCGACAAGGCCCTGCTGGCGGCTTATTCCAGCGGCAGCCACCAAGTAGACAGCAAGGAGATCAGGATCGCGGAACAGGACGCCCGCTTTTCACCCTTGCAACCGAAAGCGCCGTTCAACCCCAGGCCGCTACTCTGGGGACTAGCCGGCGCCGGCATTGCCGCCCTGCTCATCGCGATGACCATCGGCCTCGGCTCCCGCCCCCCGATACCGCCCAACGACAGCGCACCACCAGCGCAGGCCAAGGCGCAAGCACCGCAAAGCAGCAAGCGCCTGCAAGCGATACCGCCCCGTGGCGAAGCAGAGAACTCAACAGCAACTGCAACACCAGACAAGATCCGGTTTGGCGCCCTGACCCGTCAGCACCTCGCCCAGTATGACGAGTGGATCAAGGACGCCCCGCGCAATCACTATTTCATCCAGCTACTGGCGACCGATGCCAACCATACGGGCGAAGTCGAGGGTTTTCTTTCCCGGGCGATCAATGTACTCGAACCGGCACACATTCGCGTCTATCGCTCCAGCCTCTCCGGACGCGACAGGGTGGGCGTCATTTTTGGTGATTTTGACAGTCGGGAGGAAGCAGTTTCGGCCATGCAAACCCTGCCAGAATCGATCAAGGCCGTTCAGCCTTTCCCCAGACAGGTCAGCAAGTTGCGCTAA